The Deinococcus sp. KNUC1210 nucleotide sequence GTTCACAGCGGAGGCGCGTTCGGCACGCTCGCCTTCACCGCGCCCACCTTCACGCTGCGCGGCCTGCTGACCCTGGCCCTGCCCATGACCCTGCTGACGCTCGTTTCGCAGAACCTGACGGGGGTGGCGGTGCTGCGGGCCTGCGGCTACGAGCGCGTGCCCACCTCGCCGCTGATCACCGTGACCGGGCTGGCCTCGCTGCTGGCGGCTCCGTTCGGAGCACACACCATCAATCTGGCGGCCATCACCGCCGCCATCGGCGCTTCCGCCGAGAGCCACCCGGACAGCAATCGCCGCTACGTGGCCGGGTTCGCCAACGCCTTTTTCTATCTGCTGGTGGGCATTTTTGCCGGATGGGTGGCGAGCGCGGTGGCGGCGGTGCCGAGTGCCCTGATCGTGACGCTAGCAGGGCTGGCATTGCTGAATACCACGCTGGGCAGCCTGCACACCGCCCTGCACGAAGAGCGCTGGCGCGAGGGGGCCGCCATCACCGCCTTCGTCACGGCGAGCGGCCTGAGTTTTCTGGGGCTGGGAAGTGCGCTGTGGGGGCTGCTGCTGGGCGGCGCGAGCGCGTGGCTGGCATGGCGGCGCAGGCGATGACCTTCCGCGCCTCCAGATGGCCGCTCAGCGCCCTGGCGGCTGGCCTGATCGCCGTGCTGGTCAGCTTTTCGAGCAATATCCCGCTGTTCGTGCAGATGTTCGCCGCCACGCATTTCTCGCCCTCCCAGTCGGTCAGCAGCCTGAGCGCCATGTACCTGACGCTGGGACTGCTGGGCGGCGCACTGTGCCTGCTGTACCGCGCCCCGATCATCCTGGGATGGAATACGCCGGGGCTGGCCCTGCTGATCGCCGAAGGCAGCCGCTTTTCGCCGCAGGACGTGGTGGGAGCGCTGCTGCTGAGCGCCCTGGCCCTGACCGTCATCGGCCTGAGCGGGGCTTTCGATACGGTGGCCCGCCACCTGCCCCCGGCCCTGGCATCGGCGCTGCTGGCGGGCGTGCTGTTGCCGTTCGTGCTGCGGGGGCTGGCGGCGGTGCCTGCCGCGCCCTCGCTGACGCTGCCGCTGCTGGGCGCTTACCTGCTGGGCCGCGCCTTCGCGCCACGCTGGGCGGTGCCCGCTGCACTGCTGGCAGGCCTGGGAGCCGCCGCCCTGAGCGGCCAGCTGCACTTCAGCGTGCCGCATCCGTTGGGGCACCTCGAACTCATTCGCCCCGCCTTCAGCCTGAGTGCCGCCCTGACGCTGGCGCTGCCCAGCACCGTGCTGGCACTCTCCGCCCAGCACCTTCCCGGCCTCGCCATCCTCCAGACGAGCGGGTACAGCCGCGTTCCGGTCAGGCCGCTCATCACCCTGACCGGGCTGGGAGCGCTGTTTGCAGCACCCTTCGGTAGCATCACGCTGAATATGGGCGCGATCACGGCGGCGATCTGCACCGGGCCAGACGCTCACCCCGACCCCGCCAAGCGCTACATAGCGGGCCTGAGCTGTGCGGGCGGCTACCTGGCACTCGGCCTGGGCGCGGGAGGCCTGCTGCTGGCAGGCGCGTTTCCCGCGCCGCTGATGCAGGCGCTGGCAAGCGTGGCGCTGCTGGGCGCGGTGCTCAGTGGACTGGACGGCGTGATGAAAGACCCGCACTGGCGAGAACCCGCCCTCCTCACACTCGCGGTGACCGCTTCGGGCTTCAGCCTGCTGGGCCTGAGCGGCGCGGTGTGGGGCCTGCTGCTGGGCTGGGGGCTGGCGCTGCTGCGCGACGGCTGGGCACGGAAAAGGAAGCGAGCATGACATATGCGTGACCGGGAATTTACAATGCAGCAATACAAGGAAGCAATAACCATCTTGCAGCATCAAGGCAAATGGACAGCCGTTCGCCAAAAGATGTTGACCTTTCAGTACAACTGCACCGAAAGAACAATTATCGAGCCAGAACTCACACGTTTTATGGGCTGGGCAGGACATAAAGGCAACAGCGATTATGGACGCCTTGGAAAGCTCATCGGAGTCAGACTTCTTGACGAAAATGCTGCCTTTTTGGCAGAGGGATGGCCGTTTTTATCATCTGGCGAGTGGCGCGAGAGTGATTATGAGTTTTGGCCCGGACGCCGTTTTTACTGGACGATGCGCCCTGCTCTCGCCCAGGCGCTTGAAGAACTGGGGCTGGTCGGCCCGCCAGCAGAGGTGCCGGACATCATCGAGCCGGAATTCGGGGAAGTGCCGCCTGAGCACTATCCAGAAGGCGCAACCAGACAGGTCACAGTTAATGCCTACGAACGAAACCGCAGCGCGAGAAGTGCCTGTATCAGGCATCACGGCACACTCTGCACTGTTTGCGATTCAGATTTAACAGAGTTTTACGGCCCCGTCGCAGAGGGCTTTATCCATGTTCACCACCTCAAACCACTCTCTGAAATTGGCGAACGCTATACCGTGAATCCAGAAACTGACCTCGCGCCCGTTTGCCCCAACTGCCATGCCATGCTTCACCGCCGCACACCGCCTTACACGATTGAAGAGCTACGCGCCATGATTCAGGAGGCCCACCCATGACCACGCCACCCGCCACAAACCACGAACCACACGCCAACAAGCCTCAGACCATGGCCGAGCGCATCCTGTCCAAGCGCGGCAACGGCACCTTTTATGCCGGCATGCTGGCCGTGGTGGAAGTCGATCAGGTGATGGTGGTGGACAGCATCGCCCAGAGCTTCATCGAGCGCATGGAACGCGACCTGGAAAGCGTGCCGAAGTACCCGGAGCGCGTCTCCATCGTGATCGACCACGTGGCCCCCGCCAGCACCGTCAGCGTGGCGCAGGCGCAGAAGGAGGCCCGCGAGTACGCCGCCAAAACGGGCGTGCGACTGTTCGATGTGGGGCGCGGCATCTGCCATCAGGTCCTGATCGAAGAGGGCCTCGCCAAACCCGGCTGGATCGTGCTGGGGTCCGACAGCCACAGCACCACCTACGGCGCGGTGGCGGCCTTTGGCAGCGGCATGGGAGCCACCGATATCGCCCTGAGCGCGGCGAGCGGCAAGACCTGGCTGCGCGTGCCGGAAAGCGTGAAGGTGACGCTGACGGGCGAGCTGACAGCGGGCGTGGGCGCAAAAGACGTGGCGCTGGAGATGATCGCGCGACTGGGCGCAGACGGAGCGACCTATCAGAGCGTCGAGATTCATGCGGGCGACCGCTTCACACGCGGCGAGCGGATGACGCTGGCGAACCTGTGCGTCGAGGCGGGCGCGAAAGCCGGGCTGGTGGTGCCGGGCGGCGAGATTCTGACCATGTACGACGTACCGGAGTGGGTGTACCCGCAGGACGGCGCGACGTATGTGCGCGAACTCGAAATCGACCTGAGCAGCCTGCGCCCCCGCATGAGCGCCCCCAGCGAGGTGGACAACGTTCACGACGTGGCCGAGCTGCGCGGCCTGAACGTCGATCAGGTGTTTATCGGAACGTGTACCAATGGCCGACTGGAAGACCTGCACGCCGCCGCCGAGGTGCTGCGCGGGCACCGCGTGGACCCCACCACCCGCCTGCTGGTCATTCCCGCCAGCAGCGAGGTGATGGAAGCGGCGATGGCCGACGGCACGCTGCTCACGCTCATTCAGGCGGGCGCGGTGCTGGGGACGCCCGGCTGTGGGCCGTGCATGGGGCGGCATCAGGGGGTGCTGGCTCCCGGCGAGGTGTGCGTGAGTACCAGCAACCGCAATTTCATCGGGCGCATGGGCGACAAGGACGCGAAGATTTATCTGGCCTCGCCTGCGGTTGCCGCCGCCACCGCTATTAAAGGGCGAATTGCGCTGCCGGAAGATATTCACGGAATGCCAGCCTGATTACGACGATGAGCTGGATTCCTGCTGAAAACTTTGTCACCTGCCTTGAACTTCTCGCATTTGTCGGAAATACAGAGTTGACAGAGAGTTTCCGCATAGCATTTGAGGGAGGACTGCATAGTACTTCGTGGGGCAGAGAAGAATATTACACTCTTCCTCTCGGAAGTCTTGAAGTCAGTGTCATGAATGACGAGGAAGGGACGGGCATGATTCATTTCAGAGTTTCTCTTCCCCCTGCCAGTCTTCCAAGTACCGAACTTGCGCTTCATGTCGCTTCTCAATACAGATTCAACAGGAATCAATGAGCCAGACACCCCCAACCATCCGACTCGCCACCGCTACCGACATTCCCCGCCTCCTGCCACTGATGCGTGGGCTGGCAGAATACGAACACTATCTGGACGTGTTCGCCGTCACCGAAGACGTGCTGCGGCGGCAGGGCTTCGAGAAGTCGCCGCCCGATTTCTATGCGCTGGTAGCCGACTCCGGTTCCGACCTGCTGGGCACGCTGGTGTATTACTTCCTTCCGTTTACGGCGACTGCCCGGCCCACGCTGTTTATCAAAGAGCTGTACGTGGCACAGGAAGCGCGTGGGCAGCACCTCGGAGAGCAGCTGATGGCGAAGGCGGCGCAACAGGCGCTGGAGCACGGCTGCGGCGGCATGCGCTGGGCGGTGGCCGACTGGAATGCGGGCGGCAAAAAGTTCTATGAGCGGCTGGGAGCCACGCCCAATCCGATCTGGATCGATTACGGCCTGAATGGGGAAGCGCTGGAGCGGCTGGCAAAGGACAGCCTGTGAAGCTGCCGCTCTACCAGATCGACGCCTTCACCCGGCGCGTGTTCGGCGGCAATCCGGCGGCGGTGCTGCCTCTTCCCCACTGGCTGCCCGACGCCCTGCTGCAACACGTCGCTGCCGAGAACAATCTGGCGGAAACGGCCTTTTTCGTGCCGCTGGAAGGACAGCCCGGCCGCTATCAGCTGCGCTGGTTCACGCCCACGCAGGAGGTCAATTTCTGCGGGCATGCCACGCTCGCCACAGCCCACGCGCTCTGGGAATGTCTGGGAGTCATAGCCCCCAAACTGACGTTCCAGACGCGCATGGGCGACCTGACGGCGGTGCGCGGCGAAGATGGCGCGGTGGTGCTCGACTTCCCCAGGCTCGACCCGGTGCCAGCGTCTCAGACGCCCGCCGAACTCTCTGAGCTGCTGGGAACACCCGTCCACGAGGTCTTCACGGTGGCGGCTGGAAATGTCAGCGTGTTCGCGGTGCTCGACTCGGAAGCGGCAGTCAGGGAACTGGTGCCCGACTGGGCGCGGCTGAGTCCTCTCGACGATCTCACCATCACGGCGCGGGGCGAGCAGGCCGATTTCGTTTCGCGCTGCTTCGCCCCCGGCATGGGCATTCCCGAAGACCCGGTGACGGGTTCCGCGCACGCCACCCTCGCGCCCTACTGGAGCGGGAAACTGGGAAAGACGCTGCTGCATGCGCTTCAGGTCTCGGCACGCGGCGGCGAACTGCACTGCGAGGTACTGCCAGACCGGGTCAAGGTCAGTGGGCACGCGGCGCTGTATTTACAGGGCAGCATCCACCTCACGAACACGGACAGCTGAAGGAGGACACCTATGGACAATTCACCTACCCGCCGCTTTCTCTTCCCCGACGGACTGGCAAAAGTGCCCGGTTACACGCCTGTCGTCGAGGTTCGCGCAGGGCGCACGGTCTACATTTCCGGGCAGGTACCGACCGACGAATTCGGACGCCTGATCGGTACGGACGACTTCGAGGCGCAGGCCCGGCAGGTCTTTGAGAATCTTGGGCGGGCGCTCCGGGCCGCCGAGATGGATTTTTCCCACATCGTGAAGTTCGGCATCTACCTGACCGATATGGCGAACCTCGCTGCCATGCGCCGCGTGCGCGACGAATTTATCGACGCCGCGCAGCCGCCCGCCAGCACGCTGGTTCAGGTGGCGGCGCTGGGACATCCGCAGTGGCTGTTCGAAGTGGACGCCGTCGCTGTCGCTCCTCTGGATGCAGGCGCATGAAGATTCGCCTCGATCACAGCGTTCTGCACGTCTCGAACTGGGAAAGCTCCAACGCCTTCTACCGCGACGTGATGGGCGCGGAGGTCATTGCACGCGGCGCAGGCTACTTCTACCGCTTCGGCACGCAGCAGCTGAACCTGCACGGCCCCGGCCTGAACCCCGCGCCGCTGGCCCGCGTTCCGGTGGTACCGGGCAACAGCGACCTGTGCTTTGTCTGGGACGGCCCGGTTGAAGCCGCCGCCGAGCATCTGAACGCGCACGGCGTGGCGGTGGAACTCGGCCCGGTGGCGCGGTTCGGAGCGCAGGGCGAGGGCCGAAGCGTGTACTTCCGTGACCCGGACGGCAGCCTGCTGGAATTCATCAGCTACGCGAATGGCAAAGCTGAACAGCCATGAGCGTCCCTTCTGCATCGTTAGGATTTTTAAAAGCTCAGTTAGTCCCTCGGCCCGACTGGCTGTCGAAGCGAATTCCAGAACGCTACCTCGAACTTTCGACGTGTGAGGGAAAATTGGAGCCTGATGCCCTTCCGCTATCACAGACTTTCCCGCTTCCAAGCAGCGGCAGCCAACAGATAAGAGACGACCAATTGATGATCGAGCTTGGGCTGAGCAAACAGAGTCTTGAAGTCTTCCAGAATGAATCAGATCTGGCAGAAATTTCTTTACTTCCTTCGCCCACAGGCACTGTATTGGGTTATGTCGTTCTGGTATTTGAATGGAGCGGATACGGTTGGCATTCTCAGAACTGCAATAATATGCCGGATGATCTTCACAGTCGGGATTTGGTTTTCAATACCCTGGGCCTGATTGACAACGAGAGGGACGCTTTTATTCTTACAGACTGGATGAATGACTGCGGCGCTAAAACAGAACCTGGCCCGTGGATCACTGTCAGCGTCCATGAAGTGAATCCGACAAGGAGCTTGAACCCATGACCCTGACCATCGGTATCTTCGTATTCGACGGCTTCGAGGCGCTCGATGTGGCGGGGCCGTTCGAGGTCTTCAGCACGGCAGGCCGCCTGACCGCCCGGCAAGGACAGCTGCCCGCCTTCAAGCCGATCATGCTGTCTCAGTTCTCGCAGTCGGTCAGCGGGCGTGGGGCGTTCCGGGTGGTTCCGCACGGCACCATCGACCACCACCCGCCGCTGGACGTGCTGATTCTGCCGGGCGGCGTGGTGGACGACGCCAACGACGAACAGGTGCTCGGCTGGGTGCAGGCGCAGCAGGAGACGGTGCAGCTCACGGCGTCGGTCTGCACCGGGGCGTTCATTCTGGGCTGGGCCGGACTGCTGCCCGAACTGGCGACCACCCACTTTGAAGATCAGGAGCTGCTGGCTGCCACCTTTCCCGGCACCCGCATTTCGCAGCAGCGTTTTGTGGATGCCGGGCACATCGTCACGGCGGGGGGCATCAGCGCGGGCATCGACATGAGCCTGCATCTGGTCGAGCGCCTGCACAGCCGCGAACTGGCCGAGCAGACGGCGCGGCAGATGGAATACGAGTGGAAACACCAGCCGCCCGAACCGCCCCCCGGCGACGTGGGGTACTGAGAATGACCGCCGCACAGGGCTACTGGACTGTGCTGGATGAGCTGTCCCGCACTTCGGCCATCGTCATCGACAGACCCGCTGGCAGTGCCCATCCCCGCTTTCCCGACCTGCTCTATCCACTCGACTATGGCTACCTGGACGGCACCACCTCCGGCGATGGACAGGGAATCGAACGTGTTTCTGGGCAGCGGCGAACGCGACACCGAAACAAAGCTGCTGCTGGGCTGCCCCGACACCGATTTCGACACCCTTCAGATGTTTCTGAGCGGGCATTCTTCCTTCGGCTGCCTGATCCTGCCGCGCCCCACCCGACCCCAAGGAGACTGAACGCATGCCCCGAATCTGGAAATTTGGCGACTCCGTGAACACCGACGACATTCTTCCCGGCAAATTTGCGCCGTTCATGGCGGGCGAGGACGTGTTTCAGACGTTCGCCTTTCATTACATCCGCCCGGAATTCGCTGCCGAGGTGCGCCCCGGCGATCTGCTGATCGGGGGCCGCAACTGGGGCCTGGGCAGCAGCCGCGAGTACGCCCCAGCCGCGCTGAAAAAGTTGCAGGTGGGCGGCATCATCGCGCCGAGTTTTGCCCGCATCCATTACCGCAACCTGCTGAATCTGGGCATTCCAGCGTTCGAGGCCGACCTGACGAACGTGCTGGAAGACGGCGACGAGGTGAGCCTCGACATGGCCTCGGGCGAGCTGCGGCGCGGCTCTGACGTGTTTCACCTGCCCCCCGCCCCCGAATTTCTGCGCGAGGCCTTGGCCGAGGGCAGCATCCTGGCGTTTTACAAGAAATATCAGCGTTTTCCGGGCGAGGCCCCCGCAGACAGCGGGCCGACTTCAAGCTGACTTACACTGTGGGCATGAGTATTTTGGAAGTCATCTGCCCCGTCTGTGATGAGGTGCTGGAACTGAGCGACGCAGACCGCGCCGAACTGGAGATCGGGGACCTGATCGTCTGCGAGAACTGTCACGCCGAAATGGAAGTGACGCGCAACGCGGGCGACGATTTCGACCTCGAACTGATGGGCATTCTGACCACCTGCCCCAACTGCGGCGAGGAATTCGACGTGACCGAGGACATGCTGGAAGCCAGCGGGACCATCAGTGGCAACGGTTCGGAGGGCGGCGCGGTGGTGCAGTGTCCGCACTGTCAGGCCCATATCGAGCTGGAATTCGAGGAGGAGCCCCAGAGCTGAATCTCGGGGCACTCACCTTGACCGGTCTAGGCAATTTCGTTTGAAAAGTAGAAGGCGCTGTAACCTATCAAGCGCAAAGGAACCCAGGTGGTTCCGGGGAGGGTAGTATGGCAATCGTCAAATTTGAAAGCCCCGAGAGCGGCGCGATCATCGAACTGGAGAATCCTGAACTCGGCGAACTGGTGCTGGACGAAGATACCGGCGTAGAGCTGGAAGTCGTGAGCATCGACCCGCCCCGCCTCGCTCCCGCGCCTCAGGAAGCAGAGGACTGGGGAGAATAAGCCGTGAGGGTTGATGGCGAATGAGGAACGCGGCAACTGCCCGGCCCTCATTCGCCATCAACCAGAACGCATCCCTACTTTTATGGCCGAACTCGCTGTACTGTACGACCGAATCCGCCCCGACGAGCGGATGCTGTTTGAAGCCCTGGACGAGCTGGGTGTGCCCTATGACAAGGTCTACACACCACAGCTGAAATTGACCTTCGATGCGGCTGGCACGGCGCAGGTGCCTTGGAAGGTCGCCATCGAGCGCTGTGTGTCGCAGTCTCGCGGCCACGGCGTCACGCGGGCGCTGGAGGGCTTCGGCGTCAAGGTCATCAACCCTGCCCACGTCATCGAACTGTGCGGCGACAAGCTGGCGACCAATGCCCGGCTACACGCGGCGGGCCTGCCCACTCCGCGCACAGGCGTGGCCTTCGACGGCGAGGCAGCGCTGCAACTGATCGAGGACCTCGGGTATCCGGTGGTGCTCAAACCCACTGTCGGAAGCTGGGGCCGCATGGTCAGCAAGCTGAACGACCGCGACGCCGCCGAAGCCGTGATCGAGCACAAAGAGGTGCTGGGCGGCCCACAGCACGGCATTTTCTACGTTCAGGAGCTGATTGCCAAACCCGAGCGCGATATCCGCGCCTTCGTGGTGGGCGGCGTGTGCATCGGGGCGATCTACCGCACTTCCGAGCACTGGATCACCAACACGGCACGCGGGGCAAAAGCCAGCCGCTGCGAAGTGACGCCCGAGCTCGCCGATCTGGCAGTCAGGTCGGCGGCAGCGGTCAACGGGCAGATCGTGGCGATTGATCTGGTAGAAGACCCGCAACGCGGCCTGCTGGTGATCGAGATCAATCACACCATGGAATTCAAGAACTCGGTGAGCACCACCGGCGTCAACATTCCAAAAGCGATGGCCGAGTACGCGATTGGCCTGCTGAACGGCTGAAGCGAACCGCTCTTCAGTACGGCAGCGGTAAGAAGTTAAAGTAGTTCAACAACGGCAGGATCGGAAGAATAGCTCTTCGATCCTGCCGTTTCCTTGCCTTGAAGCCGTACTTTCGCTGAGCCAGACCCTGACCTGACTCGTCGGCAGTACAGAGCTGGAATACAAAATTAGAACTATGAAACGTTAAGTCGTTAGGTTCTTAAGTATTTTGTCAGTGGAAATTCCTATGCTCCAATTATGAAGAGAAAAACATCTGATGTGCTGCACGAAAATGTGGAGATTTTCACGAAAGATCTGCCTTTAGAGGCAGGCACTGTCAAACTTCGCAGGCAGCAGGGCTTTACGCTCATCGAGCTTCTCATCGTGATCGCAATTATCGGCATCCTCGCTGCTGTCCTGATTCCCAATCTGCTGAATGCCAGGAAGGCTGCCAACAATACTGCTGCCCAGTCGTATCTCCGGAATGCCGTGACTGCTGCCGAAAGCTACCGGACGAACTACAACGCACCGGTTGGCACTTCCATCGCCTGCAACGATGCGAAGCTGTTGAGTGGGACCACGCCCACCAGCATCGACCAAACTGCCAATCAGTGCCTCATCAGCCAGAACGCCAACGGCACGGTTGGATACGTCAAGAGCAGCAACGGCAACACCTATCAGTTCAACGGCTCCACCATTGTCGCAGGCACCTTTACGACGCTGCCCAGCCTGCCCTGAAGACCCCGGCCACGAGCAGCGGTGCTTGTCCGGAGGCTGCATCAGTTCCGGAAAATGACCGCTTCGCGCCCGAAGGATCTGACGGCCAGCATCACCAGCAGGGCTGTGAATACCAGATTGACCACCACCGCCAGCAGCGCCATCGGCGTGTTCAGTACTCCCTTCACGATGTCCAGAATCACCACCATCGCATTGACCACGGGAATGCTGTACAGCGCTGCCCCGCGCCCGATGAAGTCGGCAAATTGCAGCCCCACCGCCGGAAGCACGATCAGCAGGGAAATCGGCGTGATGTACGTCTGAGCCTCCTTGTAGCTGCGGGCGAAGATGCTGACCGCGATCAGGAGGGCACTCAGCAGCAGGGCTGCCGACAGCGCCATCAGGATCAGAACGGCGATGCTGCCGGGCGTGATGTTCAGCCGCCCGCCCATCTGCCCTGCCACTGCGCCGATCTGCCCGCGCAGCAGCACCGCACCGATCACGCCCGAAAGCAGCACACCCAGCAGGCCGAATCCGGCGGCGGTCAGGGCGGTGAGCGTGGTCGCCAGCAGCTTGCCGACCACCACTTCCGAGCGGCGAATGGGCGACACCAGCAGCACTTCCAGCGTGCCGCGCTCCTTCTCTCCGGCGGTGCTGTCGATGGCAGTTGCCATGCTGCCTGCCAGAATGAATTGCAGCAGAAACATCGGAATGATGAAGGCCAGCTGCCCGCTGGCGGCCTCCTGCGGCCTGCTGGCATCGAGCGTCTGCACGCGGATCGGCGTCAGGAAACTGGCGGGCAGACCGCGTTCTTTTAATTTGGCGGCGACCAGCGAGGCGTTATACGCACTCAGTGCCGATTTGAGCTTGCTGATGACGCCGGATTCGGCCTTCAGGTTGCCGAGTTTGGCATAGAGCTGCACCGTTCCGCTCTGACTCCCAGCCTCGGTGGGCAGCGTCCCCGCGACCTTCAGCACCGCCTGAACCTGACCGCTCTGCACCGCCTTCAGCGCGTCGGTCACGGGCAACAGCCGCACGCCGACCTCACCGCCTGCATCCTGCGTCAGCTGCGATCTGAGTGCGGCAGGCAGCGTCCCGATCACCCCCACGAGCTGCCGATCCTGGCTCTGCCCACTGAAGGCCCGGCCCAGCAGCAGCGGAAATCCCACCGTGAACACCGGAATCAGAATCAGCGGCATCAGGATGGTACTGATCAGCGTGCGGCGGTCGCGCAGGGTACTGAGCAGTTCCTTGCGGGCCACCTGCCATACGAACAGCCAGCGCAGCAGGCTCATGCCGGTACTCCCCGCTGCTCGGCCCTGACCTGCAGCATGCGGAAGAAGGCCCGCTCCAGGCTGGGTTCCCCGGTCTGGGCCAGAATGCCCGGCACCGTGTCCACGGTCAGCAGTTCGCCCCGTTCCAGCACGGCAGCGCGGTCACACACCTCCTCCACCTCGCTCATGACGTGGGTGCTGTACACCACCAGTCTTCCCTCCTGACGGTATGCCAGCACGAAATCGAGCAGCGCCCGGCGTGCCATCACGTCCAGCCCCGACGCCGCTTCATCCAGAAACAGCACGGGCGGATCGTGAATGACGGCGCGGGCGATCACGATCTT carries:
- a CDS encoding benzoate/H(+) symporter BenE family transporter, with product MGAAAGRRERVAGMAAQAMTFRASRWPLSALAAGLIAVLVSFSSNIPLFVQMFAATHFSPSQSVSSLSAMYLTLGLLGGALCLLYRAPIILGWNTPGLALLIAEGSRFSPQDVVGALLLSALALTVIGLSGAFDTVARHLPPALASALLAGVLLPFVLRGLAAVPAAPSLTLPLLGAYLLGRAFAPRWAVPAALLAGLGAAALSGQLHFSVPHPLGHLELIRPAFSLSAALTLALPSTVLALSAQHLPGLAILQTSGYSRVPVRPLITLTGLGALFAAPFGSITLNMGAITAAICTGPDAHPDPAKRYIAGLSCAGGYLALGLGAGGLLLAGAFPAPLMQALASVALLGAVLSGLDGVMKDPHWREPALLTLAVTASGFSLLGLSGAVWGLLLGWGLALLRDGWARKRKRA
- a CDS encoding HNH endonuclease; translation: MRDREFTMQQYKEAITILQHQGKWTAVRQKMLTFQYNCTERTIIEPELTRFMGWAGHKGNSDYGRLGKLIGVRLLDENAAFLAEGWPFLSSGEWRESDYEFWPGRRFYWTMRPALAQALEELGLVGPPAEVPDIIEPEFGEVPPEHYPEGATRQVTVNAYERNRSARSACIRHHGTLCTVCDSDLTEFYGPVAEGFIHVHHLKPLSEIGERYTVNPETDLAPVCPNCHAMLHRRTPPYTIEELRAMIQEAHP
- a CDS encoding homoaconitate hydratase family protein, with the protein product MTTPPATNHEPHANKPQTMAERILSKRGNGTFYAGMLAVVEVDQVMVVDSIAQSFIERMERDLESVPKYPERVSIVIDHVAPASTVSVAQAQKEAREYAAKTGVRLFDVGRGICHQVLIEEGLAKPGWIVLGSDSHSTTYGAVAAFGSGMGATDIALSAASGKTWLRVPESVKVTLTGELTAGVGAKDVALEMIARLGADGATYQSVEIHAGDRFTRGERMTLANLCVEAGAKAGLVVPGGEILTMYDVPEWVYPQDGATYVRELEIDLSSLRPRMSAPSEVDNVHDVAELRGLNVDQVFIGTCTNGRLEDLHAAAEVLRGHRVDPTTRLLVIPASSEVMEAAMADGTLLTLIQAGAVLGTPGCGPCMGRHQGVLAPGEVCVSTSNRNFIGRMGDKDAKIYLASPAVAAATAIKGRIALPEDIHGMPA
- a CDS encoding GNAT family N-acetyltransferase, encoding MSQTPPTIRLATATDIPRLLPLMRGLAEYEHYLDVFAVTEDVLRRQGFEKSPPDFYALVADSGSDLLGTLVYYFLPFTATARPTLFIKELYVAQEARGQHLGEQLMAKAAQQALEHGCGGMRWAVADWNAGGKKFYERLGATPNPIWIDYGLNGEALERLAKDSL
- a CDS encoding PhzF family phenazine biosynthesis protein encodes the protein MKLPLYQIDAFTRRVFGGNPAAVLPLPHWLPDALLQHVAAENNLAETAFFVPLEGQPGRYQLRWFTPTQEVNFCGHATLATAHALWECLGVIAPKLTFQTRMGDLTAVRGEDGAVVLDFPRLDPVPASQTPAELSELLGTPVHEVFTVAAGNVSVFAVLDSEAAVRELVPDWARLSPLDDLTITARGEQADFVSRCFAPGMGIPEDPVTGSAHATLAPYWSGKLGKTLLHALQVSARGGELHCEVLPDRVKVSGHAALYLQGSIHLTNTDS
- a CDS encoding RidA family protein → MDNSPTRRFLFPDGLAKVPGYTPVVEVRAGRTVYISGQVPTDEFGRLIGTDDFEAQARQVFENLGRALRAAEMDFSHIVKFGIYLTDMANLAAMRRVRDEFIDAAQPPASTLVQVAALGHPQWLFEVDAVAVAPLDAGA
- a CDS encoding VOC family protein yields the protein MKIRLDHSVLHVSNWESSNAFYRDVMGAEVIARGAGYFYRFGTQQLNLHGPGLNPAPLARVPVVPGNSDLCFVWDGPVEAAAEHLNAHGVAVELGPVARFGAQGEGRSVYFRDPDGSLLEFISYANGKAEQP
- a CDS encoding DJ-1/PfpI family protein, producing the protein MTLTIGIFVFDGFEALDVAGPFEVFSTAGRLTARQGQLPAFKPIMLSQFSQSVSGRGAFRVVPHGTIDHHPPLDVLILPGGVVDDANDEQVLGWVQAQQETVQLTASVCTGAFILGWAGLLPELATTHFEDQELLAATFPGTRISQQRFVDAGHIVTAGGISAGIDMSLHLVERLHSRELAEQTARQMEYEWKHQPPEPPPGDVGY
- a CDS encoding homoaconitate hydratase (catalyzes the formation of homoisocitrate from cis-homoaconitate), with protein sequence MPRIWKFGDSVNTDDILPGKFAPFMAGEDVFQTFAFHYIRPEFAAEVRPGDLLIGGRNWGLGSSREYAPAALKKLQVGGIIAPSFARIHYRNLLNLGIPAFEADLTNVLEDGDEVSLDMASGELRRGSDVFHLPPAPEFLREALAEGSILAFYKKYQRFPGEAPADSGPTSS
- a CDS encoding zinc-ribbon domain-containing protein; the encoded protein is MSILEVICPVCDEVLELSDADRAELEIGDLIVCENCHAEMEVTRNAGDDFDLELMGILTTCPNCGEEFDVTEDMLEASGTISGNGSEGGAVVQCPHCQAHIELEFEEEPQS
- the lysW gene encoding lysine biosynthesis protein LysW; protein product: MAIVKFESPESGAIIELENPELGELVLDEDTGVELEVVSIDPPRLAPAPQEAEDWGE
- the lysX gene encoding lysine biosynthesis protein LysX, translated to MAELAVLYDRIRPDERMLFEALDELGVPYDKVYTPQLKLTFDAAGTAQVPWKVAIERCVSQSRGHGVTRALEGFGVKVINPAHVIELCGDKLATNARLHAAGLPTPRTGVAFDGEAALQLIEDLGYPVVLKPTVGSWGRMVSKLNDRDAAEAVIEHKEVLGGPQHGIFYVQELIAKPERDIRAFVVGGVCIGAIYRTSEHWITNTARGAKASRCEVTPELADLAVRSAAAVNGQIVAIDLVEDPQRGLLVIEINHTMEFKNSVSTTGVNIPKAMAEYAIGLLNG
- a CDS encoding type II secretion system protein, translated to MKRKTSDVLHENVEIFTKDLPLEAGTVKLRRQQGFTLIELLIVIAIIGILAAVLIPNLLNARKAANNTAAQSYLRNAVTAAESYRTNYNAPVGTSIACNDAKLLSGTTPTSIDQTANQCLISQNANGTVGYVKSSNGNTYQFNGSTIVAGTFTTLPSLP